The following coding sequences are from one Microbacterium sp. SSM24 window:
- a CDS encoding thiolase family protein: MAELSDVFFVDGMRTPFGRAGEKGMYWNTRSDDLAVKATIGLMERNADVPTDRIDDVAIAATSQTGDQGLTLGRSVAILAGLPQTVPGFAIDRMCAGAMTSVTTMAGSIGVGMYDIALAGGVEHMGHHPIGGNADPNPRFVAERMVDPGALNMGVTAERIFDRFPHLTKERSDRYGMLSQHKAQAAYDAGKFQPDLVSVAVKDADGSWGLATEDEGRRPQTTMDDLAALKTPFRPHGRVTAGTSSPLTDGATMSLLAGGGAVKELGLAPKMKLVSFAFAGVQPEIMGIGPIPSTEKALKKAGLTIADIGLFELNEAFAIQVISLLDHFGIADDDPRVNQWGGAIALGHPLAASGVRLMIQLAAQFAERPDVRYGLTAMCVGLGQGGSVIWENPHYDGKKK; this comes from the coding sequence GTGGCCGAGCTTTCGGACGTCTTCTTCGTCGATGGAATGCGCACCCCCTTCGGGCGCGCCGGCGAGAAGGGCATGTACTGGAACACCCGATCGGATGATCTCGCCGTGAAGGCGACGATCGGGCTCATGGAGCGCAACGCGGACGTTCCGACCGACCGCATCGACGATGTGGCGATCGCCGCGACGTCGCAGACGGGCGACCAGGGGCTCACGCTCGGGCGCAGCGTCGCGATTCTCGCGGGGCTCCCTCAGACGGTTCCGGGGTTCGCGATCGACCGCATGTGCGCGGGCGCGATGACGAGCGTCACCACGATGGCCGGGTCTATCGGCGTCGGCATGTACGACATCGCCCTCGCGGGCGGCGTCGAGCACATGGGACACCACCCGATCGGGGGCAATGCCGACCCGAACCCGCGTTTCGTCGCGGAGCGCATGGTCGATCCGGGCGCGCTCAACATGGGTGTCACCGCGGAGCGCATCTTCGATCGGTTCCCGCACCTCACCAAGGAGCGCTCCGACCGCTACGGCATGCTGAGCCAGCACAAGGCGCAGGCCGCCTACGACGCCGGAAAGTTCCAGCCCGACCTGGTTTCGGTCGCTGTCAAGGATGCCGACGGCTCGTGGGGTCTCGCGACCGAGGACGAAGGCCGCCGCCCGCAGACGACGATGGACGACCTCGCCGCCCTCAAGACCCCGTTCCGTCCGCACGGACGCGTGACCGCCGGCACCTCGTCGCCGCTCACCGATGGGGCGACCATGTCGCTCCTCGCCGGTGGCGGCGCCGTCAAGGAGCTCGGGCTCGCCCCCAAGATGAAGCTCGTCTCGTTCGCCTTCGCCGGCGTCCAGCCCGAGATCATGGGCATCGGTCCGATTCCGTCGACGGAGAAGGCGCTCAAGAAGGCCGGCCTCACGATCGCCGACATCGGTCTGTTCGAGCTCAACGAGGCGTTCGCCATCCAGGTGATCTCGCTCCTCGACCACTTCGGCATCGCCGACGACGATCCGCGCGTGAACCAGTGGGGCGGCGCGATCGCCCTCGGCCATCCGCTGGCGGCCTCGGGCGTGCGCCTCATGATCCAGCTCGCGGCGCAGTTCGCCGAACGTCCCGACGTCCGGTACGGCCTCACGGCGATGTGCGTGGGCCTCGGTCAGGGCGGCTCGGTCATCTGGGAGAACCCGCACTACGACGGCAAGAAGAAGTAG